One Acidimicrobiia bacterium genomic window carries:
- a CDS encoding dienelactone hydrolase family protein yields the protein MTSHQAVEVRAGDAVVGADLRLPEDARAVIVFAHGSGSSRHSPRNQQVARRLEGRGFGTMLVDLLTRDEEAIDARAGRLRFDIPLLAGRLVAAVAWLDDRASRTAAVGYFGASTGAAAALVASAQQGDRIGAIVSRGGRPDLAADALPAVLAPTL from the coding sequence GTGACGTCGCACCAAGCGGTCGAGGTCCGAGCGGGGGATGCGGTCGTGGGGGCGGACCTGCGACTCCCCGAGGACGCGCGCGCAGTGATCGTGTTCGCCCACGGCAGCGGGAGCAGCCGCCACAGCCCCCGCAACCAGCAGGTGGCGCGCCGGCTCGAAGGGCGCGGGTTCGGCACGATGCTCGTCGACCTGCTGACGCGGGACGAGGAAGCGATCGACGCGCGAGCAGGTCGTCTGCGCTTCGACATCCCGCTTCTTGCTGGGCGGCTCGTGGCCGCGGTCGCGTGGCTCGACGACCGGGCCAGCCGGACGGCGGCAGTCGGCTACTTCGGTGCGAGCACCGGCGCCGCGGCGGCGCTCGTGGCCAGCGCCCAGCAGGGAGATCGGATCGGCGCGATCGTGTCGAGGGGCGGACGACCCGACCTTGCCGCCGACGCACTGCCAGCCGTGCTGGCCCCGACGCTG
- a CDS encoding cytochrome c, translating to MPHRWHLRAGTGTLAIAAVVALTACGGGGGGASTSAPLPTGALAHDPTLLAGRKVYTAECVTCHGLRGQGGVGPSFTMGRLVRDFPNAEDQVTFVSNGKGVMPAFGAGILSRRQIQTVVAYERQVLSRAG from the coding sequence GTGCCTCACCGGTGGCACCTGCGGGCGGGAACGGGGACACTTGCGATCGCCGCGGTCGTCGCGCTCACTGCCTGCGGCGGGGGTGGCGGAGGCGCGAGCACCTCGGCGCCCCTTCCCACCGGCGCGTTGGCCCACGACCCGACCCTGCTTGCCGGGCGCAAGGTCTACACGGCCGAGTGCGTGACCTGCCACGGCCTTCGCGGCCAGGGCGGCGTCGGGCCATCGTTCACGATGGGCCGACTGGTGCGTGACTTTCCCAACGCGGAAGACCAGGTCACCTTCGTGTCAAACGGCAAGGGAGTCATGCCCGCCTTCGGCGCGGGCATCCTCAGCCGCCGACAGATCCAGACGGTCGTCGCCTACGAGCGACAGGTGCTGTCGCGCGCCGGCTGA
- a CDS encoding YcnI family protein gives MSHPGRRSRILSALAVLGGVVLTASPAWAHVEIDPGSEPKGSTAVFSFRVPNEEPNANTVKVDVQFPLDHPFANVLVGQKTGWSFTSQSQTLAKPITTDDGTFTSAVTEVTWTATNGGIAPGAFDLFPVFAGLPKNTNKLTFKAIQTYSNGDVVSWIQLPTKGAPAPQHPAPVLLLTKAARGG, from the coding sequence ATGAGCCATCCCGGTCGCCGCTCGCGGATCCTGAGCGCACTTGCCGTCCTCGGGGGCGTGGTCCTTACGGCGAGCCCGGCGTGGGCACACGTCGAGATCGACCCGGGTTCCGAGCCGAAGGGCAGCACCGCCGTGTTCTCGTTCCGGGTCCCCAACGAGGAGCCGAACGCCAACACGGTCAAGGTTGACGTCCAGTTCCCCCTCGACCATCCCTTCGCCAACGTCCTGGTGGGCCAGAAGACGGGGTGGAGCTTCACCTCCCAGAGCCAAACGCTGGCCAAGCCGATCACCACCGACGACGGCACCTTCACCAGCGCCGTCACCGAGGTCACCTGGACCGCCACGAACGGCGGCATCGCACCGGGGGCGTTCGACCTCTTCCCGGTCTTCGCCGGTCTGCCGAAGAACACGAACAAGCTCACGTTCAAGGCGATCCAGACCTACAGCAACGGGGACGTCGTGTCGTGGATCCAGCTTCCGACCAAGGGCGCACCCGCTCCTCAGCATCCCGCACCCGTCCTCCTGCTCACCAAGGCCGCGAGGGGCGGCTGA